In one Nicotiana tomentosiformis chromosome 6, ASM39032v3, whole genome shotgun sequence genomic region, the following are encoded:
- the LOC138894490 gene encoding uncharacterized protein has translation MRDHIKGEDYELWNIVTNGPLATLNKNVEGVDVPKVMHERTTQVKISRGTLLYSQYENFSMKDGETIQEMYTRFTTLTDELKSLGRIIPEKERVEKILTRVLPITWESKITTIQE, from the exons ATGCGAGATCACATTAAaggagaggactatgagctatggaATATTGTCACTAATGGTCCACTGGCTACATTGAACAAAAATGTTGaaggagtagatgtgccaaag GTGATGCATGAAAGAACTACTCAAGTGAAGATATCTAGAGGAACTCTACTGTACTCTCAGTATGAGAACTTTTCTATGAAGGATGGAGAGACCATtcaagagatgtacacaaggttcactacactgacagatgaactaaaatctcttggaaggattattcctgaaAAAGAGAGGGTTGAGAAAATACTTACTAGGGTATTGCCAATCACTTGGGAAAGCAAGATCACTACCATCCAAGAATAA